GCATCGGTATATTCGCGGATGTCCGCGAAATCGACAATCACACGATCAACATTGCATCTCACCAATTTTTCAAGGTGGGTCAATGACCGACAGAGAAACGACAACTGCACATTTTGGGGGACTCGCTCATCCTCAGCGAAACTTGCCCCCACCGACGAACTCACAGGCGACAGGATGGTACGTTTCGGCCGCTCCTTCAGGCTTTCATCCAGTTGGGCCACCATTTCATGCCGCAATTTCCCCAGCACACTCAAAGGAACCATCGGTTCCCCGTCGATCTCGGCGGAAAACGAGCGAAGCTGATAAACCGTATTTCCCAAGCGATCGATTTGTTTTTTCAGTGTGGTCTCGGTCGCTGGATGTTTGTGTGCCCGAGCAAGCTCTGCTTCACTCTCACATTGCACAAGCCGTCCAGTAGAGGTAGCTGCTGAGAGAAACAATTTTTCTCCTGGCCTAGCTCGAACTACGAGATCAAGGTCCACTTTTCTTTGCGGCCGCCCAGTAAAGGTAGTTTGCAGCCGTCGTGTCAATTTCGGATCGTCTGTCTTCCAAATTTTTTGACCCACATACAGACGTTTAACGTCAATCGCATGACGTCCGAGGGCGATTTCTACCGTGTCACCTCGCTCCGATCGCTGACAAACTTGCCGCTGCTTCCAGACATGAAACACCCGGCCACCTTGCTCCTGGCCAGCAGCTCGATCGCCATCAAAAACAACCCCATCGCCGGGCGATAATCCGCTCTGAAGTTCAAGCTCCACGCGATCTTTTCGGATTCCCTTCACTCTCCCAAGAATCACCCCGCGTTTGGTTGAACTCAGACCGGGAACGAGCATCTTGTGATCGCAACCCTGCAACCAGCCTGGCGAAAATCCACGTGAGAACGACAGTTCCATTTCTTCGATTTCGCGCCGGCTGAAACGCACCGCCTGATTCTTTAACGCAAGATCAATGGCGGTCCGATATCGCCGGGTCACATTGGCAACGTATTCTGGCGTTTTAAGACGCCCTTCGATTTTGAAAGAGCTTACCCCTGCTTCCATCAAATCCGGCACGAGCTCAAAAGCGGCAAGGTCTTGCGGACTCAACAGGTACCGAATATCTCCCAAGTCGACATCTTTCCCGTCGCACATCAACTCATACGGTAGCCGGCATGCCTGCGCACACTGCCCCCGATTCGCACTTCGACCTCCCAACGACTCGCTTGTCAAACACTGGCCAGAATAAGCCACACAAAGAGCACCGTGTACAAAGGCTTCCAACGGCATCCTGGTTGTTTTGGATATTTCACGAATTTCTTGAATGGACGACTCACGTGGTAACACTACACGATCGATTCCCAAGGGCGCCATGACATCGATACATTCGCGGCTGGTCAGCGTCATTTGAGTCGATGCATGAATGGGCAATTCTGGACACAATTCGCGAATCAGTCTCACGATCCCCAAATCTTGCACGAGCACCGCATCCACGCCGGCGGATACGACCCTTTGCACGACCTGTGAGAACCTTTCCAACTCACTCGGAAAGACCAACGTATTCAGCGTCACGTAAGCCAAAACACCTCGACCATGTAACAAGTCGATCATTTGATCGAGTGCATCGGACGAGAAATTGGTCGCCCGTGCGCGAGCATTAAAGCCATGGTCGAGCCCAAAGTAGACAGCGTCCGCCCCATTTTCCACCGCCGCTCGCGCACAGGTTAAATCTCCGGCGGGCGCTAGAAGTTCAATTTTGGCTTGCGCTGAAGACATTACAGTATTCGGTGTCGCTTCGAGGAAAAACGGATGGAACGATTGAGTGGTGCTGAGATCTTTTCTAACGGTCTCGCATGAAAATCGCTAGGGGGTTTTGTGCAGCAAGTATCGATTCCGATGTGAAATCGCATCAATGTGATAATTCGCATCGATTGCTCGGATTGTGGTCGCCCAC
This DNA window, taken from Pirellulaceae bacterium, encodes the following:
- a CDS encoding DUF3656 domain-containing protein; amino-acid sequence: MSSAQAKIELLAPAGDLTCARAAVENGADAVYFGLDHGFNARARATNFSSDALDQMIDLLHGRGVLAYVTLNTLVFPSELERFSQVVQRVVSAGVDAVLVQDLGIVRLIRELCPELPIHASTQMTLTSRECIDVMAPLGIDRVVLPRESSIQEIREISKTTRMPLEAFVHGALCVAYSGQCLTSESLGGRSANRGQCAQACRLPYELMCDGKDVDLGDIRYLLSPQDLAAFELVPDLMEAGVSSFKIEGRLKTPEYVANVTRRYRTAIDLALKNQAVRFSRREIEEMELSFSRGFSPGWLQGCDHKMLVPGLSSTKRGVILGRVKGIRKDRVELELQSGLSPGDGVVFDGDRAAGQEQGGRVFHVWKQRQVCQRSERGDTVEIALGRHAIDVKRLYVGQKIWKTDDPKLTRRLQTTFTGRPQRKVDLDLVVRARPGEKLFLSAATSTGRLVQCESEAELARAHKHPATETTLKKQIDRLGNTVYQLRSFSAEIDGEPMVPLSVLGKLRHEMVAQLDESLKERPKRTILSPVSSSVGASFAEDERVPQNVQLSFLCRSLTHLEKLVRCNVDRVIVDFADIREYTDAVRLTRGQSVQLLLATPRIHKPNETGLFRKMLRQEADGILVRNLAGLAFFAKANVPCFADFSLNVANQLTAEVVHQAGAERVTVSYDLSRDQVFDLIDAVPVSWLEVVIHQHMPMFHMEHCVFCAVLSPGTNKTNCGRPCDDHEVHLRDRVGMEHLLTADVGCRNTLFNAQAQSSAEIVPELLQRGLRNFRVELLGNESANELERIVGLYQQLVAGQVSAKNVWRDLKACNRVGVTRGTMEERRDPLAIL